Proteins encoded within one genomic window of Empedobacter falsenii:
- a CDS encoding M28 family peptidase: MKSKFLLTLGLISTTMSLSAQTNQQVLELINKEVQQNSEAYQQLKKATETIGHRATGTENGRIAEEYAANLLRSYGYDVSFQEFTFSGWNRKSLDLKINNQSIKAVALAHSPANVSLSGELIDLGNGLEEDYKKIGDKVKGKIVFAALGLLEGTPKEIENLHRSEKTALAEKYGAKGIILFNRPAGGILLTGTASVTGEIIKIPAINISLEDGLKIKENLSKGKEIAKIEMKNDVGQMKGRNIIAKKIGSKFPNEKIVLGGHLDSWDLATGAIDNGVGSFSVMDIARTYKKLNLQNDRTIEFVLFMGEEVGLIGSKYYVNQALKDGSINQIKAMSNMDMTTNPKSYYSTMESNLPILTDYAYDVQKVIPDFKLKTFASVDLHSDHQPFMLQGVPIIGLSDSQFTKGALNCYHANCDTFDYVEEIGLKNNVILETYLLYRLSNLKEIPSKRWNEQEIKEALIKGNLETPLRISGDWRW, encoded by the coding sequence ATGAAATCGAAATTTTTATTAACACTAGGTTTAATCTCTACAACCATGAGTTTATCTGCTCAAACTAATCAACAAGTTTTAGAGTTGATTAACAAAGAAGTACAACAAAATTCTGAAGCTTATCAACAATTAAAAAAAGCAACCGAAACAATTGGACATCGCGCTACAGGAACAGAAAATGGACGAATAGCAGAAGAATATGCAGCAAATTTGTTACGTTCGTATGGTTATGATGTGTCTTTTCAAGAGTTTACATTTAGCGGTTGGAATCGTAAAAGTTTAGATTTAAAAATCAATAATCAATCTATAAAAGCCGTTGCTTTGGCGCATTCGCCAGCAAATGTTAGTCTTTCGGGAGAATTGATTGATTTGGGAAATGGACTTGAAGAAGATTACAAAAAGATTGGTGATAAAGTAAAAGGAAAGATTGTTTTTGCTGCGCTTGGTTTGTTGGAAGGAACGCCAAAAGAAATCGAAAATCTACATCGTTCAGAAAAAACAGCTTTAGCAGAGAAGTACGGAGCGAAAGGAATTATTTTGTTTAATCGTCCTGCTGGAGGAATTCTATTGACAGGAACGGCTTCTGTAACGGGAGAAATTATTAAAATTCCTGCAATTAACATCAGTTTAGAAGATGGATTGAAAATCAAAGAAAATCTATCAAAAGGAAAAGAAATTGCTAAAATCGAAATGAAAAATGATGTTGGACAGATGAAAGGTCGCAACATTATTGCAAAGAAAATCGGTTCTAAATTTCCAAATGAAAAAATAGTTCTTGGAGGGCATTTAGATAGTTGGGATTTAGCTACAGGAGCTATTGATAACGGTGTTGGAAGTTTTTCTGTAATGGATATTGCAAGAACGTATAAAAAGTTAAATCTTCAAAATGATCGAACAATAGAATTTGTTTTATTTATGGGCGAAGAAGTTGGTTTGATAGGTTCTAAATATTACGTCAATCAAGCGCTGAAAGATGGTTCTATCAATCAAATCAAAGCAATGTCGAATATGGATATGACAACAAATCCAAAGTCGTATTATTCGACAATGGAAAGTAATTTGCCTATTTTAACTGATTATGCGTATGATGTGCAAAAAGTGATTCCAGATTTTAAATTGAAAACATTTGCGAGTGTAGATTTACATTCAGATCATCAACCGTTTATGTTGCAAGGTGTGCCTATTATTGGGCTTTCGGATAGTCAATTTACAAAAGGAGCGTTAAATTGTTACCACGCAAATTGCGATACATTTGATTATGTAGAAGAAATTGGTTTGAAAAATAATGTGATTTTGGAAACCTATTTGTTGTATCGTTTGAGTAATTTGAAAGAAATTCCTTCAAAACGTTGGAACGAACAAGAAATTAAGGAAGCCTTAATCAAAGGAAATTTAGAAACTCCACTTCGTATTTCGGGCGATTGGAGATGGTAA